The Pediococcus inopinatus region ATGGTAAACAAGGCTAAATTGATTGAAAGAATTGCTGAATTAGCTCGTGACAAACGAATTGAAGGTATTACGGATGTAAACGATGAAAGTGACCGTGAAGGAATGCGGGTTGTCGTTGATGTGCGCCGTGATATGAGTGCATCAGTTGTTTTGAATAACTTATACAAAATGACTTTAATGCAAACAACCTTTGGGTTCAATATGCTGGCAATTGTAGATGGTGCGCCAAAAGTTTTGAGTTTAAAACAAATCTTGACGTATTATCTCAAACATCAAGAAGAAGTCGTTCGTCGTCGGACGGAATTTGACCTTAAAAAGGCGCAAGCTCGGGCTCACATTCTTGAAGGATTACGGATTGCTTTGGACCATATCGATGCAATCATAGCGATTATTCGTAATTCTGAAACGGCTGAGATTGCCAAAGATCAGTTGATGAATAATTACTCATTATCTGATAAACAATCACAAGCTATTTTGGATATGCGACTCGTTCGTTTAACTGGATTGGAACGCGAGAAGGTTGAAAACGAATATACTAAATTAATGGCAGATATTGAGGATTACCGCGATATCCTAGCTCATACTGAACGTTTGAATCAAATTATTTATCAAGAATTACTTGATATTCAAGAAAAATTTGGCGATAAACGGCGAACAGAGTTATTAATTGGTGAAGTCTTAAGTCTTGAAGATGAAGATTTGATTGATGAAGAAGACGTTATGGTTACGTTAACGCATAATGGTTATGTGAAACGGATGCCAACTTCCGAATTCAAGTCGCAACGCCGTGGTGGTCGTGGTGTTCAAGGGATGGGTGTCCATGATGATGATTTCATCGAACATCTTGTTTCTAGTTCTACGCATGATGTGTTATTGTTCTTTACCAATGCTGGTAAAGTATACCGGATGAAAGGTTACGAAATTCCTGAATACGGCCGAACAGCTAAGGGAATTCCTGTAATTAATTTACTCGGCATTAGCGCTGGTGAAAGTATTCAAGCTGTCATCAATGCTGGTCAGGATCGCGATGATTCAGAAGAACGTTATCTATTTTTCACGACCTTGAAGGGTGTTGCCAAACGGACGCCATTAGCTGAATTCTTAAATATCCGGAGCAATGGGCTTAAAGCGATTAATTTGAAAGATGATGATGAATTAATTAACGTTGCAATTACGGACGGCAAGCAAAACATCATTATTGGAACGCACAATGGCTATGCAGTTAGTTTTGCAGAAGCATCAGTTCGTTCAATGGGTCGTTCGGCAACCGGTGTTCGTGGCATTCGATTACGTGA contains the following coding sequences:
- the gyrA gene encoding DNA gyrase subunit A, with amino-acid sequence MRTSFLDYAMSVIVARALPDVRDGLKPVHRRILYGMSELGVTPDKPYKKSARIVGDVMGKYHPHGDSAIYESMVRMAQDFSYRYMLVDGHGNFGSVDGDGAAAMRYTEARMSKIAVEMLRDINKNTVDFQENYDGTEREPKVLPARFPNLLVNGATGIAVGMTTNIPPHNLSEIVSAIHILMDNPEATTADLMEAVPGPDFPTGGVVMGKSGIRKAYETGKGTIIIRAKVDIEQEKSGRERIIVTELPYMVNKAKLIERIAELARDKRIEGITDVNDESDREGMRVVVDVRRDMSASVVLNNLYKMTLMQTTFGFNMLAIVDGAPKVLSLKQILTYYLKHQEEVVRRRTEFDLKKAQARAHILEGLRIALDHIDAIIAIIRNSETAEIAKDQLMNNYSLSDKQSQAILDMRLVRLTGLEREKVENEYTKLMADIEDYRDILAHTERLNQIIYQELLDIQEKFGDKRRTELLIGEVLSLEDEDLIDEEDVMVTLTHNGYVKRMPTSEFKSQRRGGRGVQGMGVHDDDFIEHLVSSSTHDVLLFFTNAGKVYRMKGYEIPEYGRTAKGIPVINLLGISAGESIQAVINAGQDRDDSEERYLFFTTLKGVAKRTPLAEFLNIRSNGLKAINLKDDDELINVAITDGKQNIIIGTHNGYAVSFAEASVRSMGRSATGVRGIRLRDEDYVVGVDILQPESKVLIITEKGYGKQTLAKEYPIKGRGGKGIKTANVTAKNGQIAGMTTVLGDEDIMLITNRGVMIRFDVDSVPETGRATMGVHLIRIDEDSKVATMAKVDHEDEDQPDEENKDSSDQSDNSETTEKTVTEENTDDQEK